In Candidatus Berkelbacteria bacterium, the DNA window TCAACTAAATGGGGCGTTACCAGATTACCTTTGTTGACTAGGGCGCTATAGGCAGCAGCAAGCTGTACCGTTGTTACCGAAACGCCTTGACCAAACGCCGCCGTTGAACGCAGAACGTCATTCCATTCCTTTTTTTCCGGTAAACGTCCGGACTGTTCACCGACCAGGTCAACACCACTTTTGGTACCGAAGCCAAACTTCTCAAAGTACTCCCTCTCCTTATCTGCGCCTAAGAGACTAGAGATCCAGACCATAGCTACGTTATCGGAGTTTTCCAGTACTTGAGTCATTGTTTCCTTACCGTAAACTTTGTTTTCGGCGTTAAATATTTCACGATCTTTTACGACAACTGACTTCCCGAAAGTGTTGGTTGTCTCTGGCTCAACTAACTTTGCGTCTATCGCCGAGGCCATCGTCAGCGGTTTAAAAACCGAGCCCGGCTCGTATATATTGCTGGCTGCTGGCGTTAAGAATTTATATTGCTCGTCGCCTTTGAGAGTCGAGAAAGCGTTAGGATCGTAACTCGGAGAGCCGGCGATAGCCATAATCCCCCCGTCAACTGGGTTCATAACGATAACCGATCCGCCGTCAGCTTTATATTTATCGAGCGCCTCGCGCAGTTTCGTTTCGACGATAAATTGCAAATTGTAGTCAATTGTAAGTACAAGGTCGCGACCTGCCTCAGATTTCTCAGTGCTAAGAATATCTATAAGGCGCCCGAGTGAGTCGCGCTTGGCCTTAGTGCTACCGCCACGACCGCGTAGCAAGTCGTCGTGAACTGCCTCAATGCCATACTTGCCGCTACCGTCGGCGCCAACAAAACCTAAAGCCTGCGGCGCGATTTTGTCCCCTTCAGGATAGACTCGCGCTAACACTGGCTTAACAAAAACACCTTTATAATTCTGCTTGGTAATCGATTGTGCCTTGATCTCATCTAATCCCTTAATCAACGCTGGAACATAGAGCTTGTCGTTATTAATCTTTGAGAATATATCCTCTTCTTTGAGCTCGGGCAGATCCTTAGCCAAGAGCGCGGCCAGTGTTTGCTTGTCTTTAACCTGGCGGGGCGAAACTTCCAACAGATATTGCCACTGGCTGATTGCTAACGGGTAAAGCTGTCCGTCTTTGTCCTTCGCGTATATCTTCCCCCGCGGAGCTGTTATCGCCGTTGTCGCTGTCGATTGGGTCTCGGCAGCCTTAACAAAATCATCATGCTCTATAACCTGTTTTTCAAACAACCGAAAGATAATGCTTCCCGTTAAGAAGAAAATCAGTCCGAAGATGACTATCAATCGGCCGTTGGAACCCGAGGAGGCGTTTAGCGACGCCATCGTTACGGAGTAACGTTCAAGGTTTCTGGATTACCACCAGCCGGTACAAGCCCTTGCTTGTTGGCGGCGTCGGTCAGGTTTTGTAGCGAACGGGTGCGACGCTCCTGAATAACTAGAGTATCGAACACTCGGTCCGCTTCTGTGACTTGCTTTTGGGCGTCTCGCAGCTGAATGGCCGTATCGGAACCCTGTGCAGACTGAACCAAGTAGAGTAGCGAGAGAACCGCCAAGATAACCAAGATCAGATATCGCGATGCGGTTGGGCCGACGCTGAAAACATTGCCCGTCTTGTAAACTCGGCGTCGCTGGATTCTTGAGATTTGGTTCATTTGGATTTTTGGCTTTCTAGTTTGTTGATTTAATTGCAGACCGTAACTTGGCGCTCCGACTTCTTGGGTTAGAGCGTTGCTCTTCTAACGATGGGATAACTGGCTTCTTTGTTACGACGGTCATATTTTCGCGCATGAATTCCTTAACAATTCGATCTTCTAATGAATGGAAGCTAATGACGACCAGCCTACCCCCGTCTTTTAAAGCCGCTGCGGCTTTCTCTAAACCAATTTTCAGGGTGTGTAACTCGTCATTAACTTCAATTCGGAGCGCTTGAAACAAGGGCGCTAGAACACTGGGTTGTGTGGTGCCGACAATCCGCATGAAGTCATTGGTGGTACGAATCGGTTCGCGGCGCCTAGCATCGACAATCTTTCTTACCAGTGAGCGGTATTGCCGGTCTTCGGCCAAATCACGAAAGATGCGTTCCAGTCGCTCGGCTCCCGTCTGCATTAGCAGCTGCGAGGCATTTTGACCGCTTCGCTCATCAAACCGCATATCGAGCGGCTCATTGCGGCTAAAGCTGAACCCACGTCCCGAGGCTTCCAATTGGTCAGAAGATATCCCGAGATCAAACAGAATGCCGTCAAATTTCGCGTCTAGCTCATCTAGTCGATCATAAGCTAAGTTGAAAAGTTTCAGCCGATCAGGAAACTCGCGAGACAGCTCTTCGGCAAATGGCGCAACTGTACCGTCCCGGTCTAGAGCGTACACATGTCCGTCGGGTTCGATACGACGCAGAATCTCTCTTGAATGCCCCCCTCCGCCAAACGTGCAGTCAAGATAAGTTCCTCCATTTCCCAACTGAAGATAGCCGAGCGTCTCCTGTACTAGGACAGGGATGTGTTTTGAAGTTTTATCCATCATTTGTTAGGTGCTTTTCTCTTACACTTACATTGTCTCGTTGTAACCACGGCCAGTTGCAGGGGTCAGAAGACGGTCATAGCCACCGGGGATAGGTTCCTCCCTAATAGTAAGGGCAGGAAAAGACCCGATAGCGAGTCTCTTTCCTTACGGAGAGAGCCTCTTCGTCAAATGATTATATGAAATACAAACCTGACGTTGAGGAACCGACTTACTAGTTCCCCCGCCACTGGTCATCAAAAAGTTGGTGTGGGTCAACAACATGGTCATCAGAGTTCCCATTCGGTCAGCTTTTCAGCATTGCTTTCGTTATCAACGGCAGCCTGTTTGCTGTATGCGTCCCATGTTTGCTTGTCCCAAATTTCAGCACGGTTAAACACCCCCGTAACCATTACTGGTCCCTTGATACCAGCGTAATCACGCAAGTACCCAGGTAGTAGCGCCCTCCCCTGCTTATCAATTTCCACTTCCATCGCTCCTGAGAGCATCATCCGAGCAAACGCCCGGGCGTTGGAACTGGAGATTGGCAAGTTGGCGAGTCTAGTTGCCATCGTTTCCCATTCCGCTTTCGGATACAAAAACAAACACTTGTCGAGTCCTCGGGTGACGATCGCCGATGACCCTAACTCGGACCGGAACTTGGCCGGCACTGAGAGGCGCCCCTTGGCGTCCAGATTGTGTGTGAATTCTCCTATTAACATCAACTTCGTTGCTGTTACTCCTCGCACTTTTCAAGCGCTCGTAGTTAACATTTACCTTTCTCTTTAAATTCATATGGTCTTGCTTGTGGAAAAGTTTGGATGAAGCCTCCTCCTGATGGGTAATGGACTTTTCCACTTTTCCCCACTCCATCCCACTTTTTTCCACGTGCTGCGATTTACAGTATGGCTTTGCGAAATGGTTGTCAAGTGTTTGTCAGAAATAACACTGTTGAGCTTCGTCAGATAGGATAAAATGCAGCTATGAACGAATTAGCCAAGCAAAAATGCGTCCCGTGTGAAGGCGGGGTTCCGCCACTCAAGGGCAAGGCCTTAGAGAAATTGAAAAGTCAGCTCGACAGTGAAGCGCCGGGCTGGAATTTGCGCGATGCCAAACACCTTGAAAAAACCTATAAATTTCCGGATTTCCAAAGTGCCTTGGAGTTTGTTAATGGGGTCGGCGAAATCGCCGAGTCTGAGGGCCACCATCCGAACATCGAATTCGGCTGGGGTTTTGTGCGAATTATTATTTGGACCCACAAAATCGACGGATTATCGGAAAGTGACTTCGTTCTCTCAGCGAAGATCGAGGACTTGAACGCGCGTTCTTAAAACAGAAGCGTTGGGTAAAGAAACGGGCCGGCATACGCCGGCCCTAAAGGACCCAGTACTGAAGCTACCCGGAGTCACGGATTACGTACTCGCGCCCCTTGCCGTCTTTCGCGGACCAAGGCAGGTTAACCGCGCCGTTCCATACCTTCGTGTAACTTTTCAAGAGCGCCCCACTGCGAAGATCCAACTCATAAAAAGTATGCTTGCTATCAGCTTGGAACGGGTACGTCAGTACCAGTCTGCCACCCTTGACAGCGAAGAAGGCGTAAAAGTTCTCGTCCGCGTCCGCGGATGCTGCCTCGTCGTCAGAGATCTTCGGTGCCTTCAGCTCCTTATGCCATTGGGCAACGCCTTTGGCGTCGAGATGAGTGACAAAAAGCTCACCGGATTTGGTGTGGCCGGAGACGAAGCAGTTGCCGCCACCGTCGTCGGTGACGTATTCAGCATCACGAAACCTTTCCAGTTTGGCTTTCCAAACAATCCGTCCGCTTTTGCCAAGCTGAAATGCTACCGGAAACTTGTCCTTGCCCCGGTAG includes these proteins:
- a CDS encoding 4a-hydroxytetrahydrobiopterin dehydratase, with the translated sequence MNELAKQKCVPCEGGVPPLKGKALEKLKSQLDSEAPGWNLRDAKHLEKTYKFPDFQSALEFVNGVGEIAESEGHHPNIEFGWGFVRIIIWTHKIDGLSESDFVLSAKIEDLNARS
- the mraZ gene encoding division/cell wall cluster transcriptional repressor MraZ gives rise to the protein MLIGEFTHNLDAKGRLSVPAKFRSELGSSAIVTRGLDKCLFLYPKAEWETMATRLANLPISSSNARAFARMMLSGAMEVEIDKQGRALLPGYLRDYAGIKGPVMVTGVFNRAEIWDKQTWDAYSKQAAVDNESNAEKLTEWEL
- the rsmH gene encoding 16S rRNA (cytosine(1402)-N(4))-methyltransferase RsmH — encoded protein: MMDKTSKHIPVLVQETLGYLQLGNGGTYLDCTFGGGGHSREILRRIEPDGHVYALDRDGTVAPFAEELSREFPDRLKLFNLAYDRLDELDAKFDGILFDLGISSDQLEASGRGFSFSRNEPLDMRFDERSGQNASQLLMQTGAERLERIFRDLAEDRQYRSLVRKIVDARRREPIRTTNDFMRIVGTTQPSVLAPLFQALRIEVNDELHTLKIGLEKAAAALKDGGRLVVISFHSLEDRIVKEFMRENMTVVTKKPVIPSLEEQRSNPRSRSAKLRSAIKSTN
- a CDS encoding penicillin-binding protein 2, which translates into the protein MASLNASSGSNGRLIVIFGLIFFLTGSIIFRLFEKQVIEHDDFVKAAETQSTATTAITAPRGKIYAKDKDGQLYPLAISQWQYLLEVSPRQVKDKQTLAALLAKDLPELKEEDIFSKINNDKLYVPALIKGLDEIKAQSITKQNYKGVFVKPVLARVYPEGDKIAPQALGFVGADGSGKYGIEAVHDDLLRGRGGSTKAKRDSLGRLIDILSTEKSEAGRDLVLTIDYNLQFIVETKLREALDKYKADGGSVIVMNPVDGGIMAIAGSPSYDPNAFSTLKGDEQYKFLTPAASNIYEPGSVFKPLTMASAIDAKLVEPETTNTFGKSVVVKDREIFNAENKVYGKETMTQVLENSDNVAMVWISSLLGADKEREYFEKFGFGTKSGVDLVGEQSGRLPEKKEWNDVLRSTAAFGQGVSVTTVQLAAAYSALVNKGNLVTPHLVEKSVLNEKAENLKHETRGQVISAETSAKIRQMMVSVVENGHGKRAKVEGVSVGGKTGTAEVPDPHGGYYTDRHIGTFAGFFPAENPKVVMVVRLDNPKTVEFAESSAAPTFGEIANWIVNYLQLRS